The following proteins are encoded in a genomic region of Nicotiana sylvestris chromosome 4, ASM39365v2, whole genome shotgun sequence:
- the LOC104246139 gene encoding WEB family protein At1g75720-like — translation MENTTGLGGGVTMFVNAEIDTSAPFSSVKEAVMLFGERVLAGELYSAKKLKQKKDGSSSSEDDMSDPFDLGTVTTELQETKQRLEKAREERFVMVTCLSSLEEELERTRKELENLKFEQKSKEQVMANENVEFQKKRYVTFANPPTLNGLVIPQSDDVVLQMHPSLKNKKKKKKKIPLIPLIGGIFSRKKRSNSDI, via the exons ATGGAAAATACGACAGGATTAGGAGGAGGAGTAACGATGTTTGTGAACGCGGAGATCGATACGAGTGCTCCATTTAGTTCAGTAAAAGAGGCAGTCATGTTATTCGGAGAAAGAGTTCTTGCTGGAGAGCTCTACTCTGCTAAGAAGCTTAAACAG aagaaggatggatcatcATCAAGTGAAGATGACATGAGTGACCCATTTGATCTTGGAACAGTAACTACAGAGCTGCAAGAGACAAAGCAAAGACTAGAAAAAGCACGAGAAGAAAGATTTGTAATGGTTACTTGTCTCTCTTctttagaagaagaacttgaACGCACAAGAAAAGAGCTTGAGAATTTAAAATTTGAGCAAAAATCCAAAGAACAAGTTATGGCAAATGAAAACGTCGAGTTTCAAAAGAAAAGATATGTGACATTTGCAAATCCTCCAACTTTAAATGGCCTTGTAATTCCACAAAGTGATGATGTTGTCTTACAAATGCATCCTTCTctcaagaacaagaagaagaagaagaagaaaatcccTCTTATTCCACTTATAGGAGGAATTTTTTCTAGGAAGAAGCGTAGTAATTCTGATATTTAA